A single genomic interval of Nocardia bhagyanarayanae harbors:
- a CDS encoding nitrite/sulfite reductase codes for MTSSTDAGPSDQPTPRQARPERPATERRVRPDRPRPEASTAPRARTGKPVRRKSEGQWALGYREPLNPNEQSKKDDNPLNVRARIENIYAKGGFDSIDKADLRGRFRWWGLYTQREQGYDGTFTGDENIDLLEAKYFMMRVRCDGGALNVAQLRTLGQISTEFGRDTADLSDRENVQYHWIEIENVPEIWRRLEEVGLQTTEACGDCPRVVLGSPLAGESLDEIIDTTPAIQEIVRRYIGDKKYSNLPRKFKTAISGQQDVVHEINDVAFIGVEHPEHGPGLDLWVGGGLSTNPMLAQRVGAWVPLDEVPDVWEAVVSLYRDYGYRRLRTKARLKFLVKDWGIEKFREVLEEKYLKRKLIDGPAPEQPAKPIDHVGVQRLRNGLNAVGFSPIAGRVSGTVLTKVADAVEKIGADRIRFTPYQKLIVLDVADDKVEQLITELEPLGLQARPSIWRRNLLACSGIEFCKLSFVETRKRSQVLAPELEQRLADVNAQLDVPITVNINGCPNSCGRSQIADIGFKGQLVDDGEGNQVEGFQVHLGGSLGLDSGFGRKLRQHKVTSAELGDYIERVVRNFVKNRNADERFAQWAVRADEADLR; via the coding sequence ATGACGTCGAGCACCGACGCCGGTCCCAGCGATCAGCCGACACCCCGGCAGGCGCGTCCCGAACGCCCGGCCACCGAGCGCCGCGTACGGCCGGACCGCCCGCGTCCCGAGGCGTCGACGGCGCCGCGCGCCCGCACCGGCAAGCCCGTGCGCCGCAAGTCCGAGGGCCAGTGGGCGCTCGGCTACCGGGAACCGCTGAACCCGAACGAACAGAGCAAGAAGGACGACAACCCGCTCAACGTCCGCGCCCGCATCGAGAACATCTACGCCAAGGGCGGATTCGACAGCATCGACAAGGCCGATCTGCGCGGCCGGTTCCGCTGGTGGGGCCTCTACACCCAGCGCGAGCAGGGCTACGACGGCACCTTCACCGGCGACGAGAACATCGACCTGCTCGAGGCCAAGTACTTCATGATGCGGGTGCGCTGCGACGGCGGCGCGCTGAACGTGGCCCAGCTGCGCACGCTCGGCCAGATCTCCACCGAGTTCGGCCGCGACACCGCGGACCTGTCCGACCGCGAGAACGTCCAGTACCACTGGATCGAGATCGAGAACGTGCCGGAGATCTGGCGGCGGCTCGAGGAGGTCGGCCTGCAGACCACCGAGGCGTGCGGCGACTGCCCCCGCGTCGTGCTCGGCTCGCCGCTGGCCGGTGAATCGCTGGACGAGATCATCGACACCACCCCGGCGATCCAGGAGATCGTGCGCCGCTACATCGGCGACAAGAAGTACTCGAACCTGCCGCGCAAGTTCAAGACCGCGATCTCGGGTCAGCAGGACGTGGTGCACGAGATCAACGACGTCGCGTTCATCGGCGTCGAGCACCCCGAACACGGTCCGGGCCTTGATCTTTGGGTCGGCGGTGGCTTGTCCACCAACCCGATGCTCGCGCAGCGCGTCGGCGCCTGGGTCCCGCTGGACGAGGTGCCCGACGTATGGGAGGCCGTCGTCTCCCTCTACCGCGACTACGGCTACCGCCGCCTGCGCACCAAGGCGCGGCTGAAGTTCCTGGTCAAGGATTGGGGCATCGAGAAGTTCCGCGAGGTGCTCGAGGAGAAGTACCTGAAGCGCAAGCTGATCGACGGTCCCGCGCCGGAGCAGCCCGCCAAGCCGATCGACCACGTGGGCGTGCAGCGGCTGCGCAACGGCCTCAACGCCGTCGGCTTCTCCCCCATCGCGGGTCGCGTCTCGGGCACCGTGCTGACCAAGGTGGCCGACGCGGTCGAGAAGATCGGCGCCGACCGTATCCGCTTCACCCCGTACCAGAAGCTGATCGTGCTCGACGTCGCCGACGACAAGGTCGAGCAGCTCATCACCGAACTCGAACCCCTCGGCCTGCAGGCTCGTCCGTCCATCTGGCGGCGAAACCTGCTGGCGTGCAGTGGTATCGAGTTCTGCAAGCTCTCCTTCGTCGAGACCCGTAAGCGCTCCCAGGTGCTCGCGCCGGAGCTCGAGCAGCGGCTCGCCGACGTCAACGCTCAGCTCGACGTGCCGATCACGGTGAACATCAACGGTTGCCCGAACTCCTGCGGCCGGTCCCAGATCGCCGACATCGGCTTCAAGGGCCAGCTGGTGGACGACGGCGAGGGGAATCAAGTCGAGGGCTTCCAGGTTCACCTCGGTGGCAGCCTCGGACTCGACAGCGGCTTCGGCCGAAAGCTGCGCCAGCACAAGGTGACCAGCGCCGAACTCGGCGACTACATCGAGCGCGTGGTGCGCAACTTCGTCAAGAACCGGAACGCGGACGAGCGGTTCGCCCAATGGGCGGTGCGCGCCGACGAGGCCGACCTGCGATGA
- a CDS encoding Ms4527A family Cys-rich leader peptide, with the protein MRASGVRLVARRHVDYKRVCSACCLPGSHR; encoded by the coding sequence ATGCGCGCATCGGGAGTACGACTTGTGGCACGTCGCCACGTCGACTACAAGCGCGTCTGTAGCGCCTGCTGTCTGCCCGGTTCTCACCGGTAG
- a CDS encoding SgcJ/EcaC family oxidoreductase, with protein MSTAPVDTEVEVAAIRQVVATVEHVQQHELVDEFVALFRADAIWTTGHGKRLFGRDAIAEFTAAVLPGATAHGKATYELEHVLFIRPDVAAVKVRQRYFSNEGVLESEGSPMYVMAKEDGRWLLTANQNTPIVAD; from the coding sequence ATGAGTACCGCACCTGTCGACACAGAAGTCGAAGTAGCCGCCATCCGCCAGGTCGTCGCCACCGTGGAGCACGTGCAGCAGCACGAACTCGTCGACGAATTCGTCGCGCTGTTCCGTGCAGACGCCATCTGGACCACGGGTCACGGCAAGCGCCTGTTCGGCCGCGACGCCATCGCCGAGTTCACCGCCGCGGTCCTGCCCGGCGCGACCGCGCACGGCAAGGCGACCTACGAGCTCGAGCACGTGCTGTTCATCCGGCCCGACGTGGCCGCGGTGAAGGTGCGCCAGCGGTACTTCAGCAACGAGGGTGTTCTGGAGAGCGAGGGCAGCCCGATGTACGTGATGGCCAAGGAGGACGGCCGCTGGCTGCTCACTGCTAACCAGAACACCCCGATCGTCGCGGACTGA
- a CDS encoding SDR family oxidoreductase yields MHGDKKAVVTGGTHGMGLAIVEALLDQGAEVVLTGRNLQTIEQARERLAGRKAHVVASDAADMGDIETLGALVEERLGRVDALFVNHGTAEFQTLAEATEESFDRQFAINTKGAFFTVRRLAPLLTDGGSIVFTTVANDVIFPGLSAYSGSKEALRAISQVLAAELLPRRIRVNAVAPGFIETPTMGVVGLTAEQRADFLRQGERSTPLRRNGTVEEVAKAALFLAFDATFTTGVELPVDGGWGQGLGGAHQDEQAA; encoded by the coding sequence ATGCACGGCGACAAGAAGGCAGTGGTCACGGGCGGCACCCACGGAATGGGCTTGGCCATCGTCGAGGCGCTGCTCGACCAAGGCGCGGAGGTGGTGCTGACCGGCCGCAATCTGCAGACGATCGAGCAGGCGCGGGAGCGGCTGGCCGGACGGAAGGCGCACGTGGTCGCCTCGGACGCCGCCGACATGGGCGACATCGAGACGCTGGGCGCCCTGGTCGAGGAGCGGCTCGGACGCGTCGACGCGCTGTTCGTCAATCACGGGACCGCCGAGTTCCAGACCCTGGCGGAGGCCACCGAGGAGTCGTTCGACCGGCAGTTCGCCATCAACACCAAGGGCGCGTTCTTCACCGTGCGCAGGCTGGCCCCGCTGCTCACCGACGGCGGCTCGATCGTCTTCACCACCGTGGCCAACGACGTCATCTTTCCCGGCCTCAGCGCGTACTCCGGGTCGAAGGAGGCGCTGCGCGCGATCTCCCAGGTGCTGGCCGCGGAGCTGTTGCCGCGCCGGATCCGTGTCAACGCCGTGGCGCCCGGCTTCATCGAGACCCCCACGATGGGCGTGGTCGGGCTGACCGCCGAACAGCGCGCCGACTTCCTGCGCCAGGGCGAGCGGAGCACGCCGCTGCGCCGCAACGGCACCGTCGAGGAGGTCGCCAAGGCGGCGCTCTTCCTCGCCTTCGACGCCACCTTCACCACCGGCGTCGAACTGCCGGTCGACGGCGGCTGGGGTCAGGGACTCGGCGGCGCGCACCAGGACGAGCAGGCCGCCTGA
- the hemW gene encoding radical SAM family heme chaperone HemW, translating to MSSAVSLSEIDADAPVLRDFGGGPFGVYVHVPFCATRCGYCDFNTYTAGELGSSASPQSWLAALRGELTEAAEQFGRLPSATPEVSTVFVGGGTPSLLGGDGLAEVLDAVRSAFTLAPDAEVTTESNPESTSPEFFARIRAAGYTRVSLGMQSAARHVLAVLDRTHTPGRAVAAAREARAAGFEHVNLDLIYGTPGERDADLDASLDAVLDAGVDHVSAYSLIVEDGTALARKVRRGELPAPDEDVLAARYERIDSRLTAAGLTWYEVSNWAANDSARCRHNLGYWDGGDWLGAGPGAHSHLGGVRWWNIKHPARYAERVTRGGLPAAGWESLTDDERYFERVMLTMRLRTGLPLTDLAPSAAPAVDRVVADGLVFRSADHLVLTDRGRLLADAVVRDLLT from the coding sequence GTGAGTTCCGCCGTATCCCTCTCGGAGATCGACGCCGACGCGCCCGTGCTGCGCGACTTCGGCGGCGGCCCGTTCGGCGTGTACGTGCACGTGCCGTTCTGCGCGACGCGCTGCGGATACTGCGACTTCAACACCTACACCGCCGGTGAGCTGGGCAGTTCCGCTTCGCCGCAGTCGTGGCTCGCGGCGCTGCGCGGCGAATTGACCGAAGCCGCCGAGCAGTTCGGCAGGCTGCCGTCGGCCACGCCCGAGGTCTCGACCGTCTTCGTCGGCGGTGGCACGCCGTCGCTGCTCGGCGGGGACGGTCTCGCCGAGGTGCTCGACGCCGTCCGCTCGGCGTTCACCCTCGCGCCCGACGCCGAGGTGACCACCGAGTCCAATCCGGAATCCACGTCGCCGGAGTTCTTCGCGCGGATCAGGGCGGCCGGATACACCCGCGTCTCGCTGGGGATGCAGTCGGCCGCGCGCCATGTGCTCGCCGTGCTGGACCGCACCCACACACCGGGCCGCGCGGTCGCCGCCGCCCGGGAGGCGCGCGCCGCGGGCTTCGAACACGTCAACCTGGATCTGATCTACGGAACGCCCGGCGAGCGCGACGCCGATCTCGACGCCAGCCTGGACGCGGTGCTCGACGCCGGAGTCGACCATGTCTCCGCCTATTCGCTCATCGTCGAGGACGGCACCGCGCTGGCGCGCAAGGTGCGCCGCGGCGAATTGCCGGCGCCCGACGAGGACGTGCTCGCCGCCCGCTACGAACGTATCGACTCCCGCCTCACCGCCGCCGGTCTCACCTGGTACGAGGTATCCAATTGGGCGGCAAACGATTCCGCTCGGTGCAGGCACAACCTCGGCTACTGGGACGGCGGCGACTGGCTCGGCGCGGGCCCCGGCGCGCACAGCCACCTCGGCGGGGTGCGCTGGTGGAACATCAAGCACCCGGCCCGGTACGCCGAGCGCGTCACCCGCGGCGGCCTGCCCGCCGCGGGCTGGGAGTCCCTCACCGACGACGAGCGCTACTTCGAGCGCGTCATGCTGACGATGCGCCTGCGCACCGGCCTTCCCCTCACCGACCTCGCGCCCTCCGCCGCCCCCGCCGTCGACCGAGTCGTCGCCGACGGCTTGGTATTCCGGTCCGCCGACCACCTCGTCCTCACCGACCGCGGCCGCCTGCTCGCCGACGCCGTCGTCCGCGACCTCCTCACCTGA
- a CDS encoding SDR family oxidoreductase — protein MRIAVVGASGRIGREVVDVLRNQGHEVVAISRGAGVDVYTGAGLDGALAGVDIVVDAVNANTTDTAAVTDYFRTIGRNVQREAAAAGVRRIAVLSIIGIDRFTAGHYAGKLAHEAAYREGPVPVRVLRAAQFHEFTEMMLDWTTRDDAAYVPRYRAQLVAARVVAEELAALAVADESSDVVEIAGPEELNLAAAVTKLAARLGKPSRVEEIVDTTDPNHELQAEGALLPGPDAILAGPTFDEWLDRKYPAR, from the coding sequence ATGCGAATCGCAGTAGTTGGTGCGAGCGGGCGGATCGGTCGCGAAGTGGTCGACGTGCTGAGGAACCAGGGCCACGAGGTGGTGGCGATCAGTCGTGGTGCGGGCGTTGACGTCTACACCGGCGCGGGACTGGACGGCGCGCTGGCCGGGGTGGACATCGTGGTCGACGCGGTCAACGCGAACACCACCGACACCGCGGCCGTGACGGACTACTTCCGCACCATCGGCCGCAACGTGCAGCGGGAAGCTGCCGCGGCGGGCGTGCGGCGGATCGCGGTCCTGTCGATCATCGGCATCGATCGGTTCACCGCGGGGCACTACGCAGGGAAGCTGGCGCACGAGGCGGCCTACCGCGAAGGTCCGGTGCCGGTGCGGGTCCTGCGCGCGGCGCAGTTCCACGAGTTCACCGAGATGATGCTCGACTGGACCACCCGCGACGACGCGGCCTACGTGCCGCGCTACCGCGCACAGCTCGTCGCGGCGCGCGTCGTCGCCGAGGAACTGGCCGCGCTCGCCGTCGCCGACGAGTCGTCCGACGTGGTCGAGATCGCGGGCCCCGAAGAACTCAACCTCGCCGCGGCGGTGACGAAACTCGCCGCACGCCTTGGCAAACCGTCCCGCGTCGAGGAGATCGTCGACACCACGGACCCGAACCACGAACTCCAAGCCGAGGGCGCGCTGTTGCCGGGTCCCGACGCGATCCTCGCGGGCCCGACCTTCGACGAATGGCTGGACCGCAAATACCCCGCGCGGTAG
- the hrcA gene encoding heat-inducible transcriptional repressor HrcA, whose product MSSTEDRRFEVLRAIVADYVATKEPIGSKTLVERHNLGVSSATVRNDMAVLEAEGYITQPHTSSGRIPTDKGYRQFVDRISEVKPLSPAERRAIMEFLESGVDLDDVLRRGVRLLAQLTRQVAVVQYPTVSASTVRHIEVVALNPARLLLVVITDTGRVDQRLVELGAVIDDEDLAALRAMLGGAMDGKRLAAASAAVAELPERAPRQLRDVLIRVSTVLVETLVEHPEERLVLGGTANLTRNAADFGLPGSLRQVLEALEEQVIVLKLLAAAQHPGTVTVRIGEETQVEQMRSTSVVSTGYGVEGAVLGGMGVLGPTRMDYPGTIASVAAVARYIGEVLAER is encoded by the coding sequence ATGTCGAGCACCGAGGATCGGCGCTTCGAGGTCCTGCGCGCGATCGTCGCGGACTATGTCGCCACCAAGGAACCGATCGGCTCGAAAACCCTGGTGGAACGGCACAATCTGGGCGTCTCCAGCGCGACGGTCCGCAACGACATGGCGGTGCTCGAGGCCGAGGGCTACATCACCCAGCCGCACACCAGCTCCGGGCGCATCCCCACCGACAAGGGCTACCGGCAGTTCGTCGATCGCATCTCCGAAGTGAAGCCGCTCTCGCCGGCCGAACGGCGCGCGATCATGGAGTTCCTGGAATCCGGCGTCGATCTCGACGATGTGCTGCGCCGCGGCGTGCGGCTGCTGGCCCAGCTGACCAGGCAGGTGGCGGTGGTGCAGTACCCGACGGTGTCGGCGTCGACGGTGCGCCACATTGAGGTCGTCGCGCTGAACCCGGCGCGGCTGTTGCTCGTGGTGATCACCGACACCGGCCGGGTCGATCAGCGCCTGGTCGAGCTCGGCGCGGTGATCGACGACGAGGACCTGGCCGCGCTGCGCGCCATGCTCGGCGGCGCGATGGACGGCAAGCGCCTGGCCGCCGCCTCGGCCGCGGTCGCCGAACTCCCCGAACGCGCCCCGCGCCAGCTGCGCGACGTGCTGATCCGGGTGTCGACCGTGCTGGTGGAGACCCTGGTCGAGCATCCCGAGGAGCGGCTGGTGCTTGGCGGCACCGCGAACCTGACCCGCAATGCCGCCGATTTCGGTCTGCCCGGCTCGCTGCGTCAGGTGCTGGAGGCGCTGGAGGAGCAGGTGATCGTGCTCAAATTGCTGGCCGCCGCGCAGCATCCCGGCACGGTGACGGTGCGGATCGGCGAGGAGACCCAGGTCGAGCAGATGCGCAGCACGTCGGTGGTCTCCACCGGCTACGGCGTCGAGGGCGCGGTGCTCGGCGGCATGGGTGTGCTCGGCCCGACGCGGATGGACTACCCGGGCACCATCGCCTCGGTCGCGGCCGTGGCGCGCTACATCGGCGAGGTGCTGGCCGAGCGCTGA
- the dnaJ gene encoding molecular chaperone DnaJ yields MARDYYGLLGVAKNATDQEIKRAYRKLARELHPDVNPDEAAQAKFKDVSAAYEVLSDPEKRRIVDMGGDPLESGGAGGAGFSGAGFGGLGDVFEAFFGGMSGAGGGQRKPRGRVQPGADSLLRTRLSLAECAVGVTKHLTVDTAILCDNCHGAGTNGNSKPVRCETCGGAGEVQSVQRSFLGQVLTSRPCPTCRGAGETIPDPCHKCGGDGRVRARREIAAPIPAGVANGMRVRLAAQGEVGPGGGHAGDLYVEIVEQPHDVFVRDGDDLHCTIRVPMVDAALGTTVVIDTILDGPTELTIAPGTQPNEVSVLRGHGMPRLRSGARGDLIAHLDIVVPTKLDGKQTELLRKYKGMRERDRAEVMTAQSEHNSGLFARLRASFSGR; encoded by the coding sequence GTGGCACGGGACTACTACGGACTGCTCGGCGTCGCGAAGAACGCGACCGACCAGGAGATCAAGCGCGCCTACCGCAAGCTGGCCCGCGAACTCCACCCGGACGTCAACCCCGACGAGGCCGCGCAGGCCAAGTTCAAGGACGTGTCGGCGGCCTACGAGGTGCTCTCCGATCCGGAGAAGCGCCGGATCGTCGACATGGGCGGCGACCCGCTCGAGTCCGGTGGCGCCGGCGGCGCCGGCTTCTCCGGCGCGGGCTTCGGCGGCCTCGGCGACGTGTTCGAGGCGTTCTTCGGCGGCATGAGCGGCGCGGGCGGCGGTCAGCGCAAGCCGCGCGGCCGGGTGCAGCCCGGTGCCGACTCGCTGCTGCGCACCCGCTTGAGCCTCGCCGAATGCGCGGTGGGCGTCACCAAGCACCTGACCGTCGACACCGCCATCCTCTGTGACAACTGCCACGGCGCGGGCACCAACGGCAACTCCAAGCCGGTGCGCTGCGAAACCTGCGGCGGCGCAGGCGAAGTCCAGTCCGTGCAGCGCTCGTTCCTCGGCCAGGTGCTCACCTCGCGGCCGTGCCCGACCTGCCGCGGCGCGGGCGAGACCATCCCCGACCCCTGCCACAAGTGCGGCGGCGACGGCCGGGTGCGCGCTCGTCGCGAGATCGCCGCGCCCATCCCGGCGGGCGTGGCCAACGGCATGCGGGTCCGGCTGGCCGCACAGGGCGAGGTCGGCCCGGGCGGCGGCCACGCGGGCGATCTGTACGTGGAGATCGTGGAGCAGCCGCACGACGTGTTCGTCCGCGACGGCGACGACCTGCACTGCACCATCCGGGTGCCGATGGTGGACGCCGCGCTGGGCACCACCGTGGTCATCGACACGATCCTGGACGGCCCGACCGAGCTGACCATCGCACCGGGCACCCAGCCCAACGAAGTCTCCGTGCTGCGCGGGCACGGCATGCCGCGGCTGCGCTCGGGCGCCCGCGGTGACCTGATCGCGCACCTGGACATCGTGGTGCCGACCAAGTTGGACGGCAAGCAGACCGAGCTGCTGCGCAAGTACAAGGGCATGCGCGAGCGCGACCGCGCCGAGGTGATGACGGCGCAGTCCGAGCACAACAGCGGCCTGTTCGCGCGGCTGCGCGCCTCGTTCAGCGGGCGCTGA
- a CDS encoding 16S rRNA (uracil(1498)-N(3))-methyltransferase gives MAATVFYLDDIPEPGAIAVLDGPEGRHAATVRRIRVGEPITLSDGRGVLAESEVVAAQRDRLDLKVLNKTVAQPVSPRVTVVQALPKSDRSELAVELMTEAGADVIVPWQAARCVANWEGKAAKALDKWRAAARSAARQSRRAYIPEVADLHRTRDLLELVRKAKAAGAIVAALHESGHGRFTELPFGGAPEVVLIVGPEGGLDDAELTELAAAGADVVLLGPTVLRTSTAAAVALGALGALTPRW, from the coding sequence TTGGCCGCCACGGTCTTCTACCTCGACGACATCCCCGAGCCCGGCGCGATCGCGGTGCTCGACGGTCCGGAGGGGCGGCACGCCGCGACCGTGCGGCGCATCCGGGTCGGCGAGCCGATCACCCTGTCCGACGGACGCGGTGTGCTCGCCGAATCGGAGGTTGTCGCCGCCCAGCGCGACCGGCTCGATCTGAAGGTGCTGAACAAGACCGTGGCGCAACCCGTCTCGCCGCGCGTCACGGTCGTGCAGGCGCTGCCGAAGTCGGACCGCTCGGAGCTGGCCGTCGAGCTGATGACCGAGGCGGGCGCCGATGTCATCGTGCCGTGGCAGGCCGCGCGGTGCGTGGCCAACTGGGAGGGCAAGGCCGCCAAGGCGCTCGACAAGTGGCGCGCCGCGGCGCGCTCGGCGGCCCGCCAGTCCCGCCGCGCCTACATTCCCGAGGTCGCCGATCTGCACCGCACCCGCGATCTGCTCGAGCTGGTCCGAAAGGCCAAGGCCGCGGGCGCGATCGTAGCCGCGCTGCACGAATCCGGCCACGGCCGTTTCACCGAACTGCCGTTCGGCGGCGCGCCGGAAGTGGTTTTGATCGTGGGCCCGGAAGGCGGACTCGACGATGCCGAGCTCACCGAACTCGCCGCGGCCGGGGCCGATGTCGTGCTGCTGGGGCCGACCGTGCTGCGCACCTCCACGGCGGCCGCGGTCGCGCTCGGTGCGCTGGGAGCGCTCACCCCGCGCTGGTGA
- a CDS encoding low affinity iron permease family protein has translation MPSDVSGKLSVFDKFATAASNVASRAGFFMFCVLLVVLWAPTFLVLPSIDTWQLVINTATTIITFLMVALLQNTESRSGEALQQKLNAIADAMADLMDELSADHPELRRHRAELADAVGLENREST, from the coding sequence ATGCCGTCCGACGTGAGCGGCAAGCTGTCGGTGTTCGACAAGTTCGCCACCGCGGCGAGCAACGTGGCGTCGCGGGCCGGATTCTTCATGTTCTGCGTGCTGCTCGTGGTGCTGTGGGCGCCGACGTTCCTGGTGCTGCCCTCGATCGACACCTGGCAGCTGGTGATCAACACCGCCACCACGATCATCACCTTCCTGATGGTGGCCCTGTTGCAGAACACCGAGTCGCGCTCCGGCGAAGCGCTACAGCAGAAGCTCAACGCGATCGCCGACGCGATGGCCGACTTGATGGACGAGCTCAGCGCCGACCACCCCGAATTGCGCCGCCACCGAGCCGAATTGGCCGATGCCGTCGGTCTGGAGAATCGGGAGTCGACCTGA
- a CDS encoding DUF6098 family protein has product MAREYSSSPADIDPRDVAEMPTIYSLDELAELVQGRENIYLRYSHGPERDRSSGPSRDFEADVALPGWSVTTVAPEEWWPRPTREWVARRLCKYADLGAQDDSRFPWLLTGRVVGRGPDHEPLVADFAPVARVAKSVVEEGLRVYRQSFDVGRDSTGDA; this is encoded by the coding sequence GTGGCACGTGAGTACAGTTCTTCCCCCGCGGATATCGACCCGCGCGATGTCGCGGAGATGCCGACGATCTACAGCCTCGACGAACTCGCCGAGCTGGTCCAAGGCCGGGAGAACATCTACCTGCGGTACTCCCACGGGCCCGAGCGCGACCGGAGCTCCGGGCCGAGCCGGGATTTCGAGGCCGACGTCGCGCTGCCGGGCTGGTCGGTCACCACCGTCGCGCCGGAGGAGTGGTGGCCGCGTCCCACTCGCGAATGGGTGGCCCGCCGCCTGTGCAAGTACGCCGACCTCGGCGCGCAGGACGACAGCCGTTTCCCATGGCTGCTCACCGGCCGCGTGGTGGGGCGCGGTCCCGATCACGAACCGCTGGTCGCGGACTTCGCTCCGGTCGCCAGGGTCGCCAAATCCGTTGTCGAAGAAGGGCTTCGGGTCTATCGGCAGAGTTTCGACGTGGGCCGCGACTCCACCGGTGACGCCTAG
- a CDS encoding MFS transporter — translation MTTTASTIAQHTTGADAAHDRRITVALFAAGLTTFASMYNAQALLPSLSAAFGATPARAALAVSLTTGCLALAIVPVSALSSRIGRTRVMIGSAAAAAVIGLLIPFSPSLDALLAGRAVQGIALAGVPAVAMAYLAEEIGGEGLGAAMGVYVAGTTIGGLAGRLIPSFTLDVASWRWAAAAVGVAAAACTVWFVRLLPPSRGFVARPAGVRTVLGDLGQQLRHRQLLALFGLAFVLMGGFVSIYNFLGYRLTQHPFELPAAVAGSVFLLYLAGTVTSAWGGRLADRVGRQRMLTASMAVMGVGLALSLPDRLGCVVAGVLLYTAGFFAAHTVASAWVGTLARGNRGAASSLYLFFYYLGSAVVGGLSGLAFAHAGWAGLVGAVGALLAAGAILFAVATIRPGDVVRSS, via the coding sequence ATGACCACCACGGCAAGCACGATCGCGCAGCACACCACCGGCGCCGACGCGGCGCACGACCGCCGGATCACCGTCGCGCTGTTCGCGGCGGGCCTCACCACCTTCGCCTCGATGTACAACGCGCAGGCGCTGCTGCCCAGCTTGTCCGCGGCGTTCGGCGCGACGCCCGCCCGCGCGGCGCTCGCGGTCTCGCTCACCACCGGCTGTCTCGCGCTGGCCATCGTGCCGGTGAGCGCGCTGTCCAGCCGGATCGGCCGGACCAGGGTGATGATCGGTTCGGCGGCGGCGGCCGCGGTCATCGGTCTGCTGATTCCGTTCAGTCCCTCGCTCGACGCGCTGCTCGCCGGGCGGGCGGTGCAGGGCATCGCGCTGGCCGGGGTACCGGCGGTGGCGATGGCGTACCTGGCGGAGGAGATCGGCGGCGAAGGGCTCGGCGCCGCGATGGGCGTGTACGTCGCGGGCACCACGATCGGCGGTCTGGCCGGGCGCCTGATTCCCTCGTTCACCCTCGACGTGGCGTCCTGGCGCTGGGCCGCGGCGGCGGTCGGCGTGGCCGCCGCGGCCTGCACGGTGTGGTTCGTCCGGCTGCTGCCGCCCTCGCGCGGTTTCGTCGCACGGCCCGCCGGAGTGCGCACGGTCCTCGGCGATCTGGGGCAGCAACTTCGACACCGTCAGTTGCTCGCGCTGTTCGGCTTGGCCTTCGTCCTGATGGGCGGCTTCGTCTCGATCTACAACTTCCTCGGCTACCGGCTGACCCAACACCCCTTCGAATTGCCCGCGGCCGTCGCGGGTTCGGTGTTCCTGCTGTATCTGGCGGGCACCGTGACCTCGGCTTGGGGCGGTCGCCTCGCCGACCGCGTCGGCAGGCAGCGGATGCTGACCGCGTCGATGGCGGTGATGGGCGTCGGGCTGGCGTTGAGCTTGCCGGATCGGCTGGGCTGTGTCGTCGCGGGCGTATTGCTCTACACGGCGGGCTTTTTCGCGGCACACACGGTCGCGAGCGCGTGGGTCGGCACGCTGGCCCGTGGCAATCGCGGGGCGGCCTCGTCGCTGTACCTGTTCTTCTACTACCTCGGCAGCGCGGTCGTCGGCGGCCTGTCCGGCCTCGCCTTCGCGCACGCGGGCTGGGCGGGTCTGGTCGGAGCCGTCGGCGCGCTGCTCGCGGCAGGGGCGATCCTGTTCGCCGTCGCGACGATCCGTCCGGGCGACGTCGTTCGGTCCTCCTAG